The genomic stretch GTGCCGACCACGCGCATCGTCGTCGTGCCGGTCGGTGCGGACGAATCGGTCTTCTTCCCGGCTGCGTCGCAACGGACACACGCGAGCCAGCTCGATGTCCTGTTCGTCGGCAAGTTCATCCCGCTGCACGGCGTCGAGACGATTATTCGCGCGGCGGCTTTGCTGGAGCAGCGCGGCGTGGACGCGCGGATTGAGCTGGTTGGGACGGGCCAAACGTACTCGGCGGCGCGGGTGCTGGCCGCGAGGCTGAGCGTGCGGAATATTGTGTGGACGAATTGGATACCCTTTGAGCACCTCGGCGCGCGGCTCCGTGCCGCAGATGTCGTGCTGGGCGTGTTTGACGGCGGAGCGAAAGCAGCGCGCGTGGTCCCGAACAAGGTCTATCAATCGACCGCCTGTGGGGTTGCGACGATCACCCGGCGCTGCGCCGCGGTCGAGCGCTACCTGCCCGACGACAAAGACGCCGTCCTGATCCCACCCGATGATCCCGATGCATTGGCTGCCGCAATTGCGCGATTGCAGGATGCAGATGCGCGTGCGCGCATCGCAGCCGGAGGCCGTTCCGCATTTGAGGCACACGCCTCGTTGGCAGCGATCTCGCGGTCGCTCTGGCCGGTCGTCGATCTGGCACGGACGAGGGGGCGCGCGTGGCGCGATCGCGACTGATCGTGCCAGTCGTCTTCTGGCTGGCGCTGGTCGGCGCGCTGATCGCACTCTGGC from Thermomicrobiales bacterium encodes the following:
- a CDS encoding glycosyltransferase: MNDSPRICYAGTYERDYPRNRIVIDALREAGVRVEEMHAPVLELWRDKSALRWVGLLMLPIRMLAAYLWLIPQVIGHLRKSDALMIGYVGQGDMLVLGPLARLCRRPVIFNPLVTLTDTIVEDRGRFAVGSLPARIIALIDRLALRLATVVLADTDENAAYMSERFGVPTTRIVVVPVGADESVFFPAASQRTHASQLDVLFVGKFIPLHGVETIIRAAALLEQRGVDARIELVGTGQTYSAARVLAARLSVRNIVWTNWIPFEHLGARLRAADVVLGVFDGGAKAARVVPNKVYQSTACGVATITRRCAAVERYLPDDKDAVLIPPDDPDALAAAIARLQDADARARIAAGGRSAFEAHASLAAISRSLWPVVDLARTRGRAWRDRD